The DNA sequence CGTCTGCATGTCTTGGCTCTCCTCGACCGAACGGTTCACCGTCTATTTTCTGCCCCGCTGGAACAGCACCGCGGACACAATAATCGCGCCGGTGAGCATCAGGCGCCCGGCCTCGCCGACGGCGTTGATGCTCAGGATTTTCTCAAGATACCCGATGGTGAGGGTTCCCAGCAAGGTAAGCAAAATGCCGCCCCGTCCGCCGGAGAGGCTGGTGCCTCCGATCACCACAATGGCGATGGCCGTAAGTTCATAGGACGCACCGGCTTCCGGATCGCCCTGGGTCTCCTGGGCGGCCTGGCAAATCCCCGCCAGCGAGGCAAAGAGCCCGCTCATGGCGTAGGCAAGCACCTTCGCCCAACCCACGGGCACCCCCGAGAGACGGGCCGCCGCCTCATTGCCCCCGATGGCGTACAGATGCCGCCCGGGCCGCAGCCGGGCCAGCAACAGCCAGGACACTAGCACGCACAGCAGAAACACCAGCGTGACCACGGCAATGTTGTCGCCGAGGATTTTGGCGTTGAGGAACTCGTAGAGTTTGGGAAAATCCAGATACTGGAAGCCCTCCGGGGTCTCCACGCCCTGGGAAATCTTCTTGCCCTCCGAAATGTATTTGGCCGCCCCGCGGGCAAAGACCATCATGGCGAGGGTGGCTATGAAGGGCTGGATGGAGAACCGCGCGATGAGGGCGCCCGAAACCGCCCCGCAGGCCAGGCCCAGCAGACAGCAGAGGGGCACGGCAACCCACGCCGGCATGCCATGGTGGATGCTCAGCAGGGCGGACACGACGGCGGTGAGCCCCAACACGCTGCCCACCGAAAGGTCTATGCCGCCGGCGATGATGACGATGGTCATGCCGCAGGCCAGAATCCCGAACCGGGAGATGTGGCGCAGCATGTCGCGGTGGGTATCCCACCGGAAGAAGGTGCCGTCCGCGTTGAACAGCGCCCCCAGCGCCAGGATCACCAGCAGGGCGATCAGGGCGCGGGTGAAGGGCAGCTCCAGCACTCTCGCCAGCTGTCCGGACCGCTTCAGCATTTCCGTTCTCCTTCCCCGCGCCCCATGGCCGCGGCCAGCACGGACTCCTGGGTCGCCTCGCCGCGCCCAAACTCCCGGAGGATGCGCCCCTGGTACAGCACGAGGATCCGGTCGCTCATGGCCAGCAGTTCGGGCATCTCCGAAGTGATCAGCAGGAGGGTGATTCCGGCCGCCGTCCACTGGTTCATCAGCTCGTATATTTCGTGTTTCGCGCCCACATCCACCCCGCGTGTGGGCTCGTCGAGAAGCAGCACCCGGGGGTTCGTGTCCAGCCACTTTGCCAGCACCACCTTCTGCTGGTTGCCCCCCGAAAGGGTCTCCACCGGCTGCGTCAGCGTGGCCGCGCGGAGGCCAAACTGCTCCGCGTGCTCCCGCGCCCGGTCCTGCTCCCTCGCGGGGAGCAGCCAGCCGCCGGGGGAGTAGCGGGGCAGGGAGGCCAGGGTCATGTTCCGCGTGATGGACATGCCCAGCACCAGCCCCGTGGTCTTGCGGTCGTTGGTGAGCAGCGCCACGCCCTGGCGGATGGCCGCCGCCGGGCGCCTGACGGCGGCCGGGATCCCGTCCAGCAGCACCTCTCCAGACACCCTGCCCCCGTAGGCGCCGAAAAGGCCTGCCAGCAGCTCGCTCCCCCCCGAACCCTGGAGGCCCCCGATCCCGATGATCTCCCCCGCCCGCGCCTGAAAGGACACCCGGTCCACCTTGGGCCTGGGCAGTCCCGCCGGGTCGGGGACCGAAAAGTCCCGCACTTCCAGCCGGACCGGGCCGGGCGCGGCGATGGTCCGGGAAAACTGCGCCTCCAGCGGCTTTCCCACCATCCACTGCACCAGCTGTTCGGCGGGCAGGTCGCAGGCGGCCGCGGTGCCGATCTTCCTGCCGTCCCGCAGCACGGTGATCCGGTCGGCGATCCGGTAGATTTCCTCCATCTTGTGCGTGATGTAGATGATGCCGCAGCCCTGGCGGCGCAGCCCGTCAATCAGCGCGAACAGGCGCTCCACCTCGGGGGCGGCCAGGCAGCTCGTGGGCTCGTCCATCACGACCACGCGGGCGTCGCCCGCCATCGCCTTGGCAATCTCGATGGACTGCTGCACGGAGATGGGGTGGTCGCCCGCCGGTGCGGAAGGGGAGATATCCATGCCCAGCCGGGCGAGAAGCTCCGCGCATTCCCGCTCCTGGCGCGCGCGCCGCACCCATCCGCGGGCGGTCTGCTCCCGGCCGAGGAATACATTGTCGGACACGCTCATTCCGGGGATCAGGGAGAGTTCCTGGTGAATCACGGAGATGCCGCTGAGACGCGCGTGCTGGGGCGACCGGAAATGGACCGGTTGCCCTCCCAGCAGGATTTCCCCGTCGTACCCAGTGTGCACCCCCGCGAGGATTTTGATCAGGGTGCTCTTGCCCGCGCCGTTCTCGCCCGCGAGGATGTGCACCTCGCCGGCCCGCAGGTCAAAATCCACCGAATCGAGGACCCGGACGCCCGAAAAGGCCTTTCCGATGCCCCGCATGCTGAGATGTTGCGCTTCCATGGCCTCCTGCCCGAGTCATCCGACCGGGGAAAAGTTTAGCACACCGGGCGCGGCCGGCGGGGCAATCGCACTAAAATCCGTGGGTGCTTTCTGGATGGAGTCTGGTAATTTCCCGCCGCCCGACCCCTTCAACGCTGAAAGC is a window from the Candidatus Hydrogenedentota bacterium genome containing:
- a CDS encoding ABC transporter permease; protein product: MLKRSGQLARVLELPFTRALIALLVILALGALFNADGTFFRWDTHRDMLRHISRFGILACGMTIVIIAGGIDLSVGSVLGLTAVVSALLSIHHGMPAWVAVPLCCLLGLACGAVSGALIARFSIQPFIATLAMMVFARGAAKYISEGKKISQGVETPEGFQYLDFPKLYEFLNAKILGDNIAVVTLVFLLCVLVSWLLLARLRPGRHLYAIGGNEAAARLSGVPVGWAKVLAYAMSGLFASLAGICQAAQETQGDPEAGASYELTAIAIVVIGGTSLSGGRGGILLTLLGTLTIGYLEKILSINAVGEAGRLMLTGAIIVSAVLFQRGRK
- a CDS encoding sugar ABC transporter ATP-binding protein, whose product is MEAQHLSMRGIGKAFSGVRVLDSVDFDLRAGEVHILAGENGAGKSTLIKILAGVHTGYDGEILLGGQPVHFRSPQHARLSGISVIHQELSLIPGMSVSDNVFLGREQTARGWVRRARQERECAELLARLGMDISPSAPAGDHPISVQQSIEIAKAMAGDARVVVMDEPTSCLAAPEVERLFALIDGLRRQGCGIIYITHKMEEIYRIADRITVLRDGRKIGTAAACDLPAEQLVQWMVGKPLEAQFSRTIAAPGPVRLEVRDFSVPDPAGLPRPKVDRVSFQARAGEIIGIGGLQGSGGSELLAGLFGAYGGRVSGEVLLDGIPAAVRRPAAAIRQGVALLTNDRKTTGLVLGMSITRNMTLASLPRYSPGGWLLPAREQDRAREHAEQFGLRAATLTQPVETLSGGNQQKVVLAKWLDTNPRVLLLDEPTRGVDVGAKHEIYELMNQWTAAGITLLLITSEMPELLAMSDRILVLYQGRILREFGRGEATQESVLAAAMGRGEGERKC